The following are from one region of the Ruficoccus sp. ZRK36 genome:
- a CDS encoding heparinase II/III family protein encodes MKTPISYMCLTVVSLLITAACSRPSVEVPASSEGAASSVAIDNASADVSSQVPLLLSGERLSHIREQARQDPLLEEVLEMLRSVGEANLEEPPIGPLEKSPELQQCRRASSRLLTNAFLYRLDGDERYLYRTRENLLQVCDWPDWNPRKFLCEGETAFAVAVTYSWIADKLSEEDAATIKAALYDNLLRDAPQYYSRTPIKGLNWHAFGESAKTINNWNFICNAGFLAAAIVLQSDYPELSGQVITDVGESLPLAMVNYAPDGIWPEGPVYWHYGTGYLVNTLELLHQQGGQAAVVEEKLVQMSGFANTLDYILNAFGPSGVAFNYADCKPVPEYRGNIFNHLWLAKRFQRSDTLPLLRDIVKKRLDASTGMDWSRDGRPLLFSALYFPSEQKQGAETQLPLDIFMDGNTELVVMRSDDGPEPMWAALKGGFNGLPHGHLDLGSFVLESQGVRWAQDLGPEAYLPGYWQDQNGGSRWEFYRTNNRSHSTLTLGDALQDANAQAEVVEFSSMPDEVSATIDLSAVYPGQVDSLTRTLTMWRSASDDDNSPPELLVEDTFEGLRGGTEVTWRMMTQAQARIAEDGRSVVLEQAGKSLRLEIVEGDASAQFSLRPAIPPTMLEDPNEGYSELLIKWTPTEDNEVLGVSIR; translated from the coding sequence ATGAAAACCCCCATCTCCTACATGTGTCTGACCGTTGTCTCTTTGTTGATTACGGCTGCCTGCTCAAGGCCATCCGTGGAGGTGCCTGCCTCCTCTGAAGGCGCGGCTTCCTCAGTCGCTATCGATAATGCTTCGGCAGATGTGTCCTCCCAGGTTCCGCTCTTGCTCTCGGGCGAACGGCTCTCTCATATCCGCGAGCAGGCTCGTCAGGACCCCTTGCTGGAGGAGGTGCTGGAAATGTTGCGATCGGTGGGTGAGGCTAACCTTGAAGAGCCGCCGATTGGCCCCCTGGAAAAATCGCCGGAGTTGCAGCAATGCCGTCGCGCTTCCAGCCGTTTGCTGACGAATGCCTTTCTCTATCGACTGGATGGCGATGAGCGCTACCTCTACCGCACGCGTGAGAACCTGTTGCAGGTCTGCGACTGGCCGGACTGGAACCCCCGCAAATTTCTCTGTGAGGGTGAGACGGCCTTTGCCGTAGCCGTTACGTATTCGTGGATCGCAGACAAGCTGTCGGAAGAAGACGCGGCCACCATCAAGGCTGCGCTCTACGACAATCTTCTCAGGGATGCCCCGCAGTATTACTCGCGTACGCCGATCAAGGGGCTGAACTGGCACGCTTTCGGAGAGAGTGCCAAGACCATCAATAACTGGAACTTTATCTGTAACGCGGGCTTCCTCGCCGCGGCGATTGTTTTGCAGAGTGATTACCCCGAGCTGTCGGGGCAGGTGATTACGGATGTGGGAGAATCGTTGCCGCTGGCAATGGTCAACTACGCGCCGGATGGTATCTGGCCAGAGGGCCCCGTGTACTGGCACTATGGGACGGGCTATCTGGTCAATACTCTTGAGTTGCTTCATCAACAGGGCGGCCAGGCGGCTGTCGTCGAGGAGAAGCTGGTGCAGATGTCGGGCTTTGCCAACACGCTGGACTACATCCTCAATGCTTTTGGCCCGAGCGGAGTGGCATTTAATTATGCCGACTGTAAGCCCGTGCCGGAGTATCGTGGCAATATCTTTAACCATCTGTGGCTGGCCAAACGCTTTCAGCGTAGCGATACGCTGCCACTGCTCAGGGACATCGTCAAAAAACGGCTCGATGCCTCTACGGGTATGGATTGGTCCCGGGATGGTCGCCCGCTACTCTTTTCGGCACTGTATTTCCCGAGCGAGCAGAAGCAGGGGGCCGAAACACAACTGCCGCTGGATATCTTTATGGATGGAAACACCGAGTTGGTGGTCATGCGCTCGGACGATGGGCCTGAGCCGATGTGGGCTGCTCTCAAGGGCGGGTTTAATGGACTGCCTCACGGGCATCTCGACCTGGGCTCATTTGTGCTGGAGTCGCAGGGCGTACGCTGGGCTCAGGATCTCGGCCCAGAGGCTTATCTGCCCGGCTATTGGCAGGACCAAAACGGCGGCTCGCGTTGGGAGTTTTACCGGACGAATAATCGCAGCCACAGCACGCTGACACTGGGTGATGCACTACAGGATGCTAACGCACAGGCAGAGGTCGTGGAATTCTCCTCAATGCCGGATGAAGTCTCGGCTACGATTGATCTGTCGGCGGTTTATCCGGGGCAGGTAGACAGCCTGACGCGTACGCTCACGATGTGGCGATCTGCGAGTGACGATGATAATTCACCACCTGAGTTGCTGGTCGAAGATACCTTCGAGGGGCTGAGAGGTGGCACAGAAGTGACGTGGCGTATGATGACGCAGGCTCAGGCTCGTATTGCGGAGGATGGCCGATCAGTCGTCTTGGAGCAGGCAGGAAAGTCGTTGCGGCTGGAAATCGTTGAAGGCGATGCCTCCGCGCAGTTTTCGCTGCGTCCGGCCATCCCACCGACCATGCTTGAAGATCCCAATGAGGGCTATTCTGAGTTGCTTATTAAGTGGACGCCGACCGAGGATAACGAAGTGCTCGGTGTGAGCATCCGGTAG
- a CDS encoding DUF6250 domain-containing protein, which yields MLSVAAVPLIPSALSGDIYEVGGRDYCVEWRLNETFDSDGWASRWTVESQGSTVVAEEGMLRIRRNGVDKATGGVTVWYDEDLPKNVLIVVDASTAPGDHACNLNFFIHASEADGSPLIYGRSAEYKLYHEIPNYLFTLTGGFMDGWARGRRNPGFVLVHEDKSIRVESGQRYEITIVVDDGQLSYYLNGKLIHRYVDEDPLPGGRLGLRSWFSDIDFDRIRIAAIVE from the coding sequence GTGCTATCTGTAGCCGCGGTGCCACTCATCCCGTCTGCCTTGTCGGGTGACATTTACGAGGTCGGCGGTCGCGATTATTGTGTGGAGTGGAGGCTGAATGAGACCTTTGACTCGGATGGCTGGGCGAGTCGTTGGACGGTGGAAAGCCAGGGTTCAACGGTCGTTGCCGAGGAGGGGATGCTACGTATTCGCCGTAACGGTGTTGATAAGGCGACGGGAGGGGTGACGGTGTGGTACGATGAGGATTTGCCGAAAAATGTTCTCATCGTCGTCGATGCCTCAACGGCACCGGGAGATCATGCCTGTAATCTGAACTTCTTCATCCATGCAAGCGAAGCTGACGGTAGCCCACTGATCTATGGGCGCAGTGCTGAGTATAAACTATACCATGAGATTCCGAACTACCTCTTTACGCTGACGGGAGGGTTTATGGACGGGTGGGCTCGGGGTCGCCGTAATCCGGGCTTTGTGCTGGTGCACGAAGACAAAAGTATCCGCGTTGAATCGGGCCAGCGCTACGAGATCACCATAGTTGTCGATGACGGCCAACTGAGCTATTACCTGAATGGAAAGTTGATTCACCGCTACGTGGATGAGGATCCTCTTCCGGGAGGGCGTTTGGGTCTAAGAAGTTGGTTTTCGGATATAGACTTCGATCGGATACGGATCGCAGCCATCGTAGAATAA